A single region of the Chrysoperla carnea chromosome 5, inChrCarn1.1, whole genome shotgun sequence genome encodes:
- the LOC123301743 gene encoding glutathione hydrolase 1 proenzyme-like, protein MKAAVLTIFTIVFVLLSETNAAGKAKKRNLVVTNNPDCTNIANQLISKGGNAREVFIAVSLCEGLVHPMDSGVGGGFQAVYYSKGSKGKRSKAYYINAREKSPSNATFADYELTEGNSVGIPSVLKGYETLYNIDKDKNKLKWSDIIAPVIDLCEKGFIMSRTVRNMFEEYNKIAHYDQIIQMNMETNEYKNPIFCKMLRQISADGPSSSLYKKNGKLHKMLMKDLGATSSFLTSRDIRNYKVKVQKPATGKFGKYTVYTTRVPGSGYTVLFALKMMDRVKALMKKDATQAEKIVYLLKILKYTYAFQPQVREIKNATIHKIINKAGRTIGSGIVKNGLEISSTIPRKFGDVKLARMVSPLAHGTTNVVVKVGHTSVSATSTINHTFGSGILSKTMGFFYNNQMRDFNNPNWRRKGKPLRNAPGPNKVPGSSISGTIMVDPDGVPVFQIGAAGGGKILSAIVNTLYNYFVLNQSLEKALQACRYTPLFNYNKNHIKFMYECIGDENVANQLRAKGIDFQLVVESGYSAATALSQIRSKSEAVFDRRRGGSSLLT, encoded by the coding sequence ATGAAGGCGGCAGTCCTTACAATATTTACTATCGTGTTTGTGTTGCTCAGTGAAACAAATGCGGCTGGAAAGgcaaaaaaacgtaatttagtTGTGACAAATAATCCAGATTGTACAAACATCGCAAATCAATTAATCTCAAAAGGTGGAAATGCACGGGAAGTATTCATAGCTGTTTCATTATGCGAAGGTCTTGTGCATCCTATGGATTCTGGAGTAGGTGGTGGATTCCAGGCTGTGTATTACAGCAAAGGAAGTAAAGGAAAGCGATCGAAGGCATATTATATTAATGCTAGAGAAAAATCTCCGAGTAATGCGACGTTTGCGGATTACGAATTAACCGAGGGAAATTCAGTTGGAATTCCAAGTGTATTGAAGGGTTACGAaacattatataacatagataAAGACAAGAATAAACTAAAATGGAGTGATATAATTGCTCCAGTTATTGATTTATGTGAAAAAGGTTTCATTATGTCTCGAACAGTTCGAAATATGTTTGAGGAATATAATAAGATTGCGCATTACGATCAAATAATCCAAATGAATATGGAAACAAATGAGtacaaaaatccaattttttgtaaaatgttacGACAAATTAGTGCAGATGGACCATCATCTtcgttgtataaaaaaaatggtaaattacataaaatgctAATGAAAGATTTGGGTGCAACATCTTCGTTTCTCACATCGAGAGATATACGAAACTATAAAGTGAAAGTTCAAAAACCTGCAACTGGAAAATTTGGCAAGTATACAGTTTATACAACCAGAGTTCCAGGAAGTGGTTACACCGTattatttgcattaaaaatgATGGATAGAGTTAAAGCATTAATGAAGAAAGATGCCACACAAgctgaaaaaattgtatatttattaaaaatcctCAAATATACGTATGCGTTCCAACCACAAGTACGGGAAATAAAGAATGCAACAATCCATAAAATCATTAACAAAGCTGGTAGAACAATTGGATCAGGAATTGTTAAAAATGGTTTAGAAATTTCATCAACAATCCCCCGGAAATTTGGTGATGTGAAGTTAGCACGAATGGTATCACCATTAGCTCACGGTACCACAAATGTAGTCGTAAAAGTTGGACATACTTCTGTATCTGCCACAAGTACAATTAATCATACATTTGGTTctggtattttatcaaaaacaatgggattcttttataataatcaaatgcGTGATTTTAATAATCCGAATTGGAGACGTAAAGGAAAACCATTACGGAATGCACCCGGTCCGAATAAAGTACCAGGTTCATCGATTTCCGGTACAATAATGGTTGATCCAGATGGTGTACCAGTTTTCCAAATTGGGGCGGCAGGAGGTGGTAAAATTTTAAGTGCAATTGTTAATacattgtataattattttgtgcTGAATCAATCTTTAGAGAAAGCTTTACAAGCTTGTCGATACACGCCTCTTTTTAACTATAACAAAAATCATATCAAatttatgtatgaatgtattggCGATGAAAATGTAGCAAATCAATTACGGGCAAAGGGCATTGATTTCCAGTTAGTTGTTGAATCTGGATATTCAGCAGCAACTGCATTATCACAAATTCGTTCGAAATCGGAAGCTGTATTCGATAGACGGCGAGGTGGTTCATCGTTATTAACCTAA